A genomic window from Cricetulus griseus strain 17A/GY chromosome 4, alternate assembly CriGri-PICRH-1.0, whole genome shotgun sequence includes:
- the Acads gene encoding short-chain specific acyl-CoA dehydrogenase, mitochondrial: MAAALLARAGGPLRRALQPQDWRRLHTVYQSVELPETHQMLRQTCRDFAEKELVPIAAQLDKEHLFPTAQVKKMGELGLLAMDVPEEFSGAGLDYLAYSIALEEISRGCASTGVIMSVNNSLYLGPILKFGSPEQKQRWITPFTSGDKIGCFALSEPGNGSDAGAASTTAREEGDSWVLNGTKAWITNSWEASATVVFASTDRSLKNKGISAFLVPMPTPGLTLGKKEDKLGIRASSTANLIFEDCRIPKENLLGEPGMGFKIAMQTLDMGRIGIASQALGIAQASLDCAVKYAENRIAFGAPLTKLQNIQFKLADMAVALESARLLTWRAAMLKDNKKPFSKESAMAKLAASEAATAISHQAIQILGGMGYVTEMPAERYYRDARITEIYEGTSEIQRLVIAGHVLRSYRS, from the exons CTCTCCAGCCTCAAGACTGGCGCAGGTTACACACTGTTTACCAGTCTGTGGAACTGCCAGAGACACATCAGATGTTGCGTCAGACGTGCCGTGACTTTGCTGAGAAGGAGCTGGTCCCCATTGCAGCCCAGCTGGACAAGGAGCATCTCTTCCCCACAGCTCAG GTGAAGAAGATGGGTGAGCTTGGGCTGCTGGCCATGGATGTCCCGGAGGAGTTCAGCGGTGCGGGCCTGGATTACCTGGCTTACTCCATTGCCCTAGAGGAGATCAGCCGTGGCTGCGCCTCCACTGGAGTTATCATGAGTGTCAACAAT tctctctaCTTGGGGCCCATCCtgaagtttggatccccagagcaGAAGCAGCGGTGGATCACCCCTTTCACTAGTGGCGACAAAATCGGCTGCTTTGCCCTGAGTGAGCCAG GGAATGGCAGTGACGCGGGGGCTGCTTCCACCACGGCCCGGGAAGAGGGTGACTCGTGGGTCCTTAATGGCACCAAAGCCTGGATCACCAACTCCTGGGAGGCTTCGGCCACGGTGGTGTTTGCCAGCACAGACCGGTCCCTGAAGAACAAG GGTATTAGTGCCTTCCTGGTTCCCATGCCAACACCTGGGCTCACACTGGGCAAGAAGGAAGATAAGCTGGGCATCCGGGCCTCATCCACAGCTAACCTCATCTTTGAGGACTGTCGCATCCCCAAGGAGAACCTGCTGGGGGAGCCAGGGATGGGCTTCAAGATAGCCATG CAAACCCTGGACATGGGCCGAATTGGCATCGCCTCCCAGGCGCTGGGCATTGCCCAGGCCTCCCTCGATTGTGCTGTGAAATATGCTGAGAACCGCATTGCCTTTGGAGCACCCCTTACCAAGCTCCAAAACATCCAG TTCAAGCTGGCAGACATGGCTGTGGCCCTGGAGAGTGCCCGTTTGCTGACCTGGCGTGCTGCCATGCTGAAGGACAATAAGAAGCCATTCAGCAAG GAGTCGGCCATGGCCAAGCTGGCTGCATCTGAGGCTGCAACCGCCATTAGCCATCAG GCCATCCAGATCCTGGGTGGCATGGGGTACGTGACAGAGATGCCAGCTGAGCGCTACTACCGAGATGCCCGCATCACGGAGATCTATGAAGGTACCAGTGAAATCCAGAGACTGGTGATTGCCGGGCATGTGCTCCGGAGCTACCGGAGCTGA